A window of Pirellula sp. SH-Sr6A contains these coding sequences:
- a CDS encoding universal stress protein, translating to MPSLYQNILVPTDFTSIAERAVGQAFWLGEKSQGRVVLFHSLPDIRTLVHAATFNARMDLLEGEGEVFIREVSRDSDAKLDKIIFHRGNTSAQLTRETAVGDPYVEIIRAVKKRSHDLVVVGAGNTADWRHRILGGTASRLVRKCPCSVWVVKADSPFPPKKVLVPIDYSNVSHKAMLEAAEICRAASAELHLLHVVDSSDVVDDLLTKIPKGGEMQSEMERFAAQKLVAIEKEFLGDLRVVRHLEWGIPWKVISNRLGESSFDLIAMGTVGRGGVSGLLLGNTAERILTMSPCSVLTVKPDGFQSPID from the coding sequence ATGCCAAGCCTTTATCAAAACATCCTCGTTCCAACCGATTTCACTTCTATTGCTGAACGAGCGGTAGGGCAAGCATTCTGGTTGGGAGAGAAAAGCCAAGGCCGAGTCGTACTGTTCCATTCCTTGCCCGATATTCGAACCTTAGTCCACGCTGCGACCTTCAACGCTCGCATGGACTTGCTCGAAGGGGAAGGAGAGGTGTTCATTCGCGAAGTGTCTCGCGATTCCGATGCGAAGCTCGACAAGATTATCTTTCATCGTGGCAATACTTCCGCCCAACTAACGCGGGAGACAGCAGTCGGAGATCCTTACGTCGAGATCATTCGAGCCGTGAAGAAGCGATCCCATGATTTGGTCGTGGTCGGAGCCGGTAACACAGCGGATTGGCGGCATCGCATCCTAGGGGGAACCGCATCGCGATTGGTTCGAAAGTGCCCGTGCAGCGTGTGGGTTGTGAAAGCGGATAGCCCGTTTCCTCCCAAGAAAGTGCTGGTGCCGATTGACTATTCCAATGTCAGTCACAAAGCGATGCTCGAGGCGGCCGAGATATGCCGAGCGGCATCCGCCGAGCTTCATCTGCTCCACGTAGTCGATTCGAGCGACGTGGTGGACGACTTGCTCACCAAAATTCCAAAGGGAGGCGAGATGCAGTCCGAAATGGAACGGTTTGCTGCCCAGAAGTTAGTAGCGATCGAGAAGGAGTTCCTGGGAGACCTGCGCGTCGTTCGGCATCTGGAGTGGGGAATTCCTTGGAAGGTTATCTCAAACCGATTGGGCGAGTCGTCATTCGACTTGATCGCAATGGGAACCGTCGGCCGGGGGGGTGTAAGCGGACTGCTGTTAGGGAACACGGCGGAGCGAATCTTAACAATGAGCCCATGCAGCGTGTTGACCGTAAAACCCGACGGATTTCAATCGCCAATAGATTAA